One Verrucomicrobiota bacterium DNA segment encodes these proteins:
- the lepB gene encoding signal peptidase I, translating into MNRSPRSRTLFGEKARPWQIAIIVFGVTVLCLRSSIVDWNWVPSGSMAPTIAVGDVILIDRSAYDLRLPLTSLKRWRSDPQRGDIAVFRSPENSNKMVKRVIGLPGDRVFMQDDVLFLNGRPTTYAALSNDLITEVPENRRPYVLFYDEFLKTSPHRIMLTPGAPEILGNIPPFVVPEGKYFMLGDNRDFSRDSRMYGFVEREEFLGKASQVLFSLDREKKYRPRVGRFLQALQ; encoded by the coding sequence ATGAACCGCTCTCCTCGCTCTCGCACTTTGTTCGGGGAGAAGGCTCGGCCTTGGCAGATCGCGATCATTGTTTTTGGGGTGACGGTGCTGTGCCTTCGCTCCAGCATCGTCGATTGGAATTGGGTTCCTTCGGGTTCGATGGCGCCGACCATTGCGGTTGGCGATGTCATTTTGATCGATCGCTCGGCCTACGATCTTCGGCTGCCCCTGACCTCGCTCAAAAGGTGGCGCAGTGACCCCCAGCGGGGCGACATCGCGGTCTTTCGCTCTCCCGAAAATTCCAACAAGATGGTCAAGCGGGTCATCGGCCTGCCGGGAGATCGCGTTTTCATGCAAGACGATGTCCTGTTCCTGAATGGGCGCCCCACGACCTACGCCGCGCTTTCGAATGATTTGATCACGGAGGTGCCTGAGAACAGGCGGCCTTACGTGCTGTTTTACGATGAGTTTCTCAAGACCAGTCCCCACCGCATTATGCTAACCCCGGGGGCTCCTGAGATTTTGGGGAATATCCCTCCCTTCGTGGTTCCGGAAGGGAAGTATTTTATGCTAGGAGACAACCGCGATTTTAGCCGAGATTCCCGCATGTATGGTTTTGTGGAGCGAGAGGAATTTCTGGGAAAGGCTTCCCAAGTGCTCTTTTCTTTGGATCGGGAGAAGAAATATCGACCTCGTGTGGGGCGATTTCTTCAGGCGCTTCAGTGA
- a CDS encoding SRPBCC family protein → MWLWIVLSILAAVAGLVGALLFRPVSYRVSRSTRVKRPVEEVFAFLQDFSLWREWSPWLCTEPKAKVQISGGGKKVGASYSWEGEVVGQGHLRHAQQKAPEILEMDLRFLKPYKSKARTGFKLATDGDGASVTWRMEGTLPFFIRERMSAWIGSDYERGLRMLKERMETGRVTSESKVEGLQARSALFYVGLEKTCPLSSMGPSLQGAMREVATWLERSEFSGLGPPFTLYRKFDPVAKECAYVVCLPVPAIIPAGKLPGGYGSGELPDHQAFSVTHRGSYVHLGNAWATGMAWLKAGKHKQRKDLAPYEVYLDDPEQVKEERLRTQVVFPVAL, encoded by the coding sequence ATGTGGTTGTGGATCGTGCTCTCGATTTTGGCGGCGGTGGCCGGCTTGGTGGGGGCCTTGCTTTTTCGGCCGGTCAGCTACCGCGTCTCCCGCTCGACCCGGGTCAAGCGCCCGGTGGAAGAGGTCTTTGCCTTTCTCCAGGATTTTTCCCTCTGGCGGGAGTGGTCGCCCTGGCTCTGCACCGAGCCGAAAGCCAAGGTCCAGATCAGCGGCGGGGGCAAAAAAGTGGGGGCCTCCTATTCCTGGGAGGGCGAGGTGGTAGGGCAAGGGCACTTGAGGCACGCCCAGCAGAAAGCGCCCGAGATTCTGGAAATGGATCTTCGCTTCCTCAAGCCTTACAAGTCGAAGGCGCGGACGGGCTTCAAGCTGGCGACCGATGGCGATGGCGCCTCAGTCACTTGGAGAATGGAGGGCACCCTCCCCTTTTTTATCCGCGAACGCATGAGTGCCTGGATCGGCTCCGATTACGAGCGAGGGCTCCGCATGCTGAAGGAGAGAATGGAGACGGGCCGCGTCACGAGCGAGTCAAAGGTAGAGGGCTTGCAAGCCCGCTCCGCGCTCTTCTACGTGGGCCTCGAAAAAACCTGCCCGCTTTCTTCCATGGGGCCTTCGCTCCAGGGGGCCATGAGAGAGGTGGCCACCTGGCTGGAGCGCTCCGAATTCTCTGGGCTGGGCCCGCCTTTCACCCTCTACCGCAAGTTCGACCCGGTGGCCAAAGAGTGCGCCTACGTGGTGTGTCTTCCGGTGCCGGCCATCATTCCGGCCGGCAAGCTTCCCGGAGGCTATGGCAGCGGAGAACTCCCGGATCACCAAGCCTTCAGCGTCACCCACCGGGGGAGCTATGTTCATCTGGGGAACGCTTGGGCCACGGGGATGGCCTGGTTGAAAGCGGGAAAGCACAAGCAACGCAAGGACCTCGCCCCCTACGAAGTGTACCTCGACGATCCGGAACAGGTGAAAGAGGAGCGGTTGCGGACGCAGGTGGTTTTCCCGGTGGCTCTCTGA
- the pdeM gene encoding ligase-associated DNA damage response endonuclease PdeM, giving the protein MSLPQPHFSCPTLTLGGEELWLLGERALYWPSQKALIFSDVHLGKAGFFQNQGMPVPEGSTKRDLILLTQLVVRHSARRLLVVGDLFHDSPQDDAELHAAFLRWRSLHCHLAIDLVRGNHDRRLPNDLGIEVHPQSLQLAGLHFLHDPAQAGQGEFLISGHLHPVVRLRPGNDPSLRLPCFWLEEERHLHLPAFGSFTGGRRVLSDKGDRVYAIADEKVVLLPPRLHAK; this is encoded by the coding sequence ATGTCCCTCCCTCAACCCCACTTTTCCTGCCCCACCCTGACCCTCGGAGGGGAGGAACTTTGGCTCCTCGGGGAACGAGCGCTCTACTGGCCCAGTCAGAAAGCGCTCATTTTCTCGGATGTGCATCTGGGAAAGGCAGGCTTTTTCCAAAACCAAGGCATGCCCGTCCCCGAAGGCTCGACCAAGCGGGACCTCATTCTGCTGACTCAGCTGGTGGTCCGCCACAGCGCTCGGCGCCTGCTGGTGGTGGGCGATCTCTTTCACGATTCCCCCCAAGACGACGCCGAGTTGCACGCTGCCTTTCTCCGCTGGCGGTCCTTGCATTGTCATCTCGCCATCGACCTCGTGCGGGGCAATCATGACCGACGCCTGCCCAATGACCTCGGCATTGAGGTCCATCCCCAATCGCTCCAACTGGCGGGCCTGCACTTTCTTCACGACCCGGCCCAGGCCGGTCAGGGAGAGTTTCTCATTTCCGGCCACCTCCACCCGGTCGTCCGCCTGCGACCGGGCAATGACCCCTCTCTCCGGCTGCCCTGCTTTTGGTTGGAAGAGGAGCGCCACCTCCATCTGCCAGCCTTCGGCAGCTTCACTGGAGGGAGGAGGGTCCTCTCGGACAAGGGCGATCGCGTCTACGCCATTGCCGACGAAAAGGTCGTCCTCCTGCCGCCGAGGTTGCACGCCAAGTGA
- a CDS encoding WbuC family cupin fold metalloprotein, whose amino-acid sequence MRTSLAAPQGDHLFLESARIEEGLAASRKSRRGRMIVPLQRSEDAPVQRMLNVLQPGSYIRPHLHPRPQAAELVCVLQGALGVFLFGEAGQVTQSRRLQPGASQSILDLEAKVWHTFVALEADTVVLEVKGGPYDRAQDKLWPEWAPAESSPEAGRYLESLLARLP is encoded by the coding sequence ATGCGCACCTCGCTCGCCGCCCCTCAGGGTGACCACTTGTTTTTGGAATCTGCTCGCATCGAAGAGGGCCTGGCCGCCTCCCGGAAAAGCCGCCGGGGACGAATGATCGTGCCCCTCCAGCGGAGCGAAGACGCCCCCGTCCAGCGCATGCTGAACGTCCTGCAACCAGGTTCCTACATTCGCCCCCACCTCCACCCACGCCCCCAAGCGGCCGAACTGGTCTGCGTCCTCCAAGGAGCCCTGGGGGTCTTTCTTTTCGGGGAGGCGGGCCAGGTCACCCAAAGTCGTCGGCTGCAACCCGGGGCCAGCCAATCGATTCTGGATCTGGAAGCCAAGGTCTGGCACACCTTCGTGGCCCTCGAGGCGGATACCGTGGTCCTGGAAGTCAAAGGCGGGCCCTACGACCGGGCTCAAGACAAGCTCTGGCCGGAATGGGCGCCCGCCGAGAGCAGCCCGGAGGCGGGGCGCTACCTGGAGAGTCTCTTGGCCCGACTGCCCTAA
- a CDS encoding site-specific DNA-methyltransferase, with protein sequence MSSHLELRLGDCIAGMGALDAGSIDLVVTSPPYNLAIRYLSYADDQSREDYLAWSRQWLAGLRRVLAPAGSFFLNVGASPRSPLLPHQLALVASEFFTLQNTIHWIKSIAVDRPGQETFSVGHYKPINSPRFLNELQEYVFHFTLEGNVPLDRLALGVPYQDKSNIARWQHTRKKDRRCRGNVWFLPYQTIRSRQKERPHPATFPPELARQAILLHGRDRVRHMLDPFVGIGSSALAARAEGIEQFTGFEIDEGYLEVAKERLSELL encoded by the coding sequence GTGTCCAGTCACCTCGAACTCCGCTTGGGCGATTGCATCGCAGGGATGGGGGCTCTCGACGCAGGATCGATTGACCTCGTCGTGACCTCTCCTCCCTACAATCTCGCCATCCGCTACCTTTCCTATGCCGATGACCAATCGCGGGAAGACTACCTCGCCTGGTCACGCCAATGGTTGGCCGGTCTTCGGCGCGTCTTGGCGCCGGCGGGTTCCTTCTTCTTGAACGTGGGGGCGAGCCCCCGCAGCCCGCTCCTGCCCCACCAGCTCGCCCTGGTGGCGAGCGAATTCTTCACCCTCCAGAATACCATTCACTGGATCAAATCGATCGCCGTGGACCGCCCGGGCCAAGAGACCTTTTCGGTCGGCCACTACAAACCCATCAACTCGCCGCGCTTCCTCAACGAGCTGCAAGAATATGTCTTCCACTTCACGCTCGAGGGGAACGTGCCCCTTGACCGTCTCGCTCTCGGGGTCCCCTACCAAGACAAAAGCAACATCGCGCGTTGGCAGCACACGCGGAAGAAAGATCGGCGCTGCCGCGGGAATGTCTGGTTCCTCCCCTACCAAACCATCCGGTCCCGCCAGAAAGAACGTCCCCACCCGGCCACCTTTCCTCCGGAATTAGCTCGTCAGGCCATTCTCCTGCATGGGCGCGATCGGGTTCGCCACATGCTCGATCCCTTCGTGGGAATTGGTTCCAGCGCCCTGGCGGCCCGCGCCGAGGGCATCGAGCAGTTCACGGGCTTTGAAATCGATGAAGGCTACCTGGAGGTGGCGAAAGAGCGCCTGAGCGAGCTCCTCTAG
- a CDS encoding plastocyanin/azurin family copper-binding protein: MKTILLALLALASPLAVLSADVSVVIEGNDQMKFNKQAFTVKSGQTVTLLLKNVGHLPKEMMGHNLVILKEGVDKMKFAAESVKAGMAAEYVGESQKEQVIAYTRLLGPGESDTITFEAPAPGKYEYICSFLGHAGIMNGVMTVTE; the protein is encoded by the coding sequence ATGAAGACGATTCTTTTGGCTCTCTTGGCGCTGGCTTCGCCCTTGGCTGTTCTTTCGGCGGATGTCTCGGTGGTGATTGAGGGCAATGACCAGATGAAGTTCAACAAGCAGGCCTTCACGGTGAAATCGGGGCAGACAGTCACGTTGCTACTAAAAAACGTCGGCCATCTGCCCAAGGAAATGATGGGCCACAATCTCGTGATTCTGAAAGAGGGCGTCGATAAAATGAAGTTCGCGGCCGAGAGCGTGAAGGCCGGGATGGCGGCCGAGTATGTGGGGGAGTCCCAGAAGGAGCAGGTCATCGCTTACACCCGGCTTTTGGGGCCGGGCGAGTCGGACACCATCACCTTCGAGGCCCCCGCGCCCGGGAAATATGAGTACATCTGCTCGTTCCTCGGGCATGCCGGCATCATGAACGGGGTCATGACGGTCACGGAGTAG
- a CDS encoding Na+/H+ antiporter NhaC family protein, which produces MKFFLVVIALASALLLAASPWENLASLLPPLAAFVLVLVTRAAWLGLLTGGLCGAILLAGGHLREGMVRYMEDGIFAALEGPWHIGALLFTLLLGAFAAVLERSGGLAALFQGGAFEASPTARKKLQFSALGAGFVCFFDGLANSLLLGRVMKPLADRVGVSRVKLAYIADSTGSALACIAFISTWIASQLSYIQKGLENSSLSSAPAAYALFFQSIPVNFYCLFTLLLLLASLYWQWNPGPMKRFEESAASAFFQDEAVPSLPRSQAWRALLPLGVLAGGIVSLFYFWDQAQPFPVTLEKLREGFSGSAGPYALTVGSGLALLVASACLPGPDPWKQASEAAREGAAAFLSPLLILVLAWAFGNMLSGLGTAETLAAALGDRLPLAWFPALVFTLAACTSFFTGSSWGTMGLLMPLALGSLFAFGDTSEGELLALLPAVIGAVFGGAVFGDHCSPFSDTTIVSAIACGVEPMDHVRTQLPYALTAAGISLALGYGSMGLGGPAWLGLVLGSLVLVAIPWLAAKPKKGGEPSPTAPV; this is translated from the coding sequence ATGAAGTTCTTTCTCGTCGTCATCGCTCTCGCTTCCGCCCTCTTGCTGGCGGCCAGTCCTTGGGAAAACCTGGCCTCCCTCCTGCCTCCCTTGGCTGCCTTCGTCCTGGTTCTCGTGACGCGGGCCGCTTGGCTGGGACTGCTGACGGGGGGGCTTTGTGGGGCCATCTTGCTGGCGGGAGGCCATCTCCGGGAAGGGATGGTTCGCTACATGGAAGACGGCATTTTCGCCGCACTCGAGGGACCCTGGCACATCGGCGCCCTTCTCTTCACCCTTCTCCTGGGGGCCTTCGCTGCCGTGCTGGAACGCTCAGGCGGCTTGGCGGCCTTGTTCCAAGGGGGCGCGTTCGAAGCCAGCCCCACCGCCCGTAAAAAGCTTCAATTCAGCGCTCTGGGGGCAGGCTTCGTCTGTTTCTTCGATGGCCTTGCCAACAGCTTGCTTCTGGGTCGCGTCATGAAACCTCTCGCGGACCGGGTCGGGGTCAGTCGCGTGAAGCTGGCCTACATTGCGGATTCGACTGGCTCGGCCTTGGCCTGCATCGCCTTCATCTCCACCTGGATCGCTTCCCAGCTTTCCTACATCCAAAAAGGCCTGGAAAACAGCTCGCTTTCTTCCGCCCCAGCCGCCTACGCGCTCTTCTTCCAATCCATCCCGGTCAATTTCTACTGCCTTTTCACCCTCCTCCTCCTGCTGGCCAGCCTCTACTGGCAATGGAATCCGGGACCGATGAAGCGCTTTGAGGAATCGGCTGCCTCGGCCTTCTTTCAGGACGAGGCCGTGCCGTCGCTGCCCCGCTCCCAGGCCTGGAGAGCCCTCTTGCCTTTGGGGGTCTTGGCGGGTGGGATTGTCTCGCTCTTTTACTTTTGGGACCAGGCCCAACCCTTTCCCGTCACGCTGGAGAAGCTGCGCGAGGGCTTCAGTGGTTCCGCCGGGCCCTACGCTCTGACCGTCGGGAGCGGTCTGGCCTTGCTGGTGGCTTCCGCTTGCCTCCCGGGTCCGGATCCCTGGAAGCAGGCCAGCGAAGCGGCCCGAGAAGGGGCCGCCGCCTTCCTCTCGCCTCTCCTGATCCTGGTGCTGGCCTGGGCCTTTGGAAACATGCTCTCGGGGCTCGGGACCGCTGAGACCTTGGCGGCCGCTTTGGGGGACCGATTGCCCTTGGCTTGGTTCCCGGCGCTCGTGTTCACCCTGGCCGCCTGCACCTCCTTTTTCACGGGCAGCTCCTGGGGGACGATGGGGCTTTTGATGCCGCTGGCCCTCGGAAGCCTCTTTGCCTTCGGCGATACCAGCGAAGGAGAGCTTCTCGCCCTCCTGCCTGCGGTCATTGGAGCTGTTTTTGGGGGAGCCGTTTTTGGCGATCACTGCAGTCCCTTCAGTGACACCACCATCGTGAGCGCCATTGCCTGCGGGGTCGAGCCCATGGATCACGTCCGCACCCAGCTCCCCTACGCCCTCACGGCGGCGGGCATTTCCCTAGCCCTCGGCTATGGCAGCATGGGGCTGGGAGGGCCGGCCTGGCTGGGACTCGTTCTCGGGAGCCTGGTCTTGGTGGCCATCCCTTGGCTGGCCGCGAAGCCAAAAAAGGGCGGTGAGCCTTCGCCCACCGCCCCGGTCTGA
- a CDS encoding zinc metallopeptidase, which yields MTFWILFIGTMALSGLAAMAVRSRYAKWSQVGARSGITGAQAAQRILTAAGISDVDVVPQRGKLTDHYDPLKRRLVLSEANYHGSSVAALGIAAHEAGHAIQHKVNYWPLNARMAAVGVTTFASTLTMILPFVLVLGYGFLGPQIGFAGFMVFVAALAVCMLFNLITLPVEFDATRRAKLILTKTGMISTAEEERGMHQMLDSAAWTYVAAFVTSLAYLLYYLLPLLGGRE from the coding sequence ATGACCTTTTGGATTCTCTTCATCGGAACGATGGCCCTCTCGGGCCTGGCCGCGATGGCCGTTCGCTCCAGGTATGCCAAATGGAGCCAAGTGGGGGCCCGTTCCGGCATCACAGGTGCGCAGGCGGCCCAGCGCATTCTGACCGCCGCGGGGATCAGCGACGTCGATGTCGTCCCCCAACGTGGCAAACTCACCGACCACTACGATCCTCTCAAAAGGCGACTGGTCCTCTCGGAGGCCAACTACCATGGCAGCTCGGTGGCCGCTTTGGGAATTGCGGCCCATGAGGCAGGGCACGCCATCCAGCACAAGGTCAACTACTGGCCTTTGAACGCCCGGATGGCTGCGGTGGGAGTCACGACTTTCGCCAGCACCCTGACCATGATTCTGCCCTTCGTGCTCGTTCTGGGGTATGGCTTTCTCGGGCCCCAGATCGGCTTTGCTGGATTCATGGTCTTCGTGGCCGCTCTCGCCGTCTGCATGCTCTTCAATTTGATCACCCTCCCCGTGGAATTTGATGCCACGCGCCGAGCCAAACTCATCTTGACCAAGACGGGGATGATCAGCACGGCCGAGGAAGAGCGGGGCATGCACCAAATGTTGGATTCGGCGGCCTGGACTTACGTGGCGGCTTTCGTGACCTCGCTCGCCTACCTTCTCTACTATCTGCTCCCTCTGCTCGGGGGGCGGGAGTAA
- a CDS encoding entericidin A/B family lipoprotein, translating to MKGKALLSLLLLAAAFLFSACNTMRGVGQDVQSLGRNLERSAVKAGSGGAPPAPPAY from the coding sequence ATGAAAGGAAAAGCTCTTCTCTCGCTCCTCCTCCTGGCTGCCGCCTTCCTCTTCTCCGCTTGCAACACCATGCGCGGAGTCGGGCAAGATGTTCAAAGCCTTGGCCGCAATCTCGAAAGATCCGCTGTCAAGGCGGGCAGTGGCGGGGCCCCGCCCGCTCCTCCCGCCTACTAG
- the tsaA gene encoding tRNA (N6-threonylcarbamoyladenosine(37)-N6)-methyltransferase TrmO: MPLSLEPIALIRTDYPEKFGVPRQSGLARAARGKIELLPGYRQPEALRELHRFTHLWVLFHFHLAEGWKPLVRPPRLGGNERLGVFASRSPFRPNSLGLSVYEIESIEEKAGVISVTGVDVVDGTPVFDLKPYLPYCDALPEAAEGFATRPSSPLEQAVIEVGADAAEAWEGTSRAFRELLAQTLRQDPRPSYQRDERSYGMHLGPYALRWQVLEEKRFFLLALKPLPETT; encoded by the coding sequence ATGCCGCTCTCCCTCGAACCCATCGCCCTCATCCGCACCGATTATCCCGAGAAATTTGGAGTGCCCCGGCAGTCCGGTTTGGCGAGAGCCGCCCGAGGAAAGATCGAACTTCTCCCGGGCTACCGCCAGCCGGAGGCCCTGCGGGAATTGCACCGCTTTACTCACCTCTGGGTCCTCTTTCATTTTCACCTGGCCGAGGGCTGGAAGCCTTTGGTGAGACCACCGCGACTCGGCGGGAATGAGCGCCTGGGCGTCTTTGCCAGCCGATCCCCCTTCCGCCCCAATTCGCTTGGGCTCTCGGTTTATGAGATCGAATCGATCGAGGAAAAGGCCGGAGTCATCAGCGTCACTGGCGTGGACGTGGTCGATGGAACTCCCGTCTTCGATCTCAAGCCCTATCTTCCGTACTGCGATGCCCTCCCCGAGGCCGCCGAAGGCTTTGCCACCCGACCCTCCAGTCCACTTGAGCAAGCCGTCATCGAAGTGGGAGCGGACGCCGCCGAGGCCTGGGAAGGGACTTCGCGAGCCTTTCGCGAGTTGCTCGCCCAAACGCTCCGTCAAGACCCTCGCCCCTCCTACCAACGAGACGAGCGCAGCTACGGAATGCACCTCGGCCCCTATGCGCTCCGCTGGCAGGTCCTGGAGGAAAAGCGTTTTTTCCTACTCGCCCTGAAGCCGCTTCCCGAAACAACCTAG
- a CDS encoding response regulator — translation MKSRVLVVEDEGLVGRDVQVSLEQMGFDAPRVASSGEEALAAVRESPPDLVLLDICLSGEISGIELARRLREDHETPFVFITGMADDETLRVAQKTGPQGFLLKPFNSEQLQSAVESALAGYRAIQELRLRETRQSGLLETASEGVIATDLAGLITYLNPEAESLTGWSSEEALHQPLQDVFKSLHDTGQLSFPFSQNGNHGVEEGAIQTTLVTRGGERLPIQELAQPLRDGREGGSYGVVVTFRRREQSEKSESTETSWRQLGSILESISDPLLTVNPLWQVTYANGSVPEALGLAGTDEIVGRSLWKVVPEVASEPLFQHLGEAQRERSRASFELDWGDGEMAFSIQAYPFAEGLLLILQDISELRAARRVQGQLQQLEGLGFLARGFAHDFNNLLTVQVNGLESLREWALSAPDLPDEIVEALQDVEDTTERSGDLVHQLLTFAKGGAPVKETFAPQELLERLLQRHPVPEGVQVEARFGEEIPEISADRRQMQRLVNNLLENAIAAMPQGGELALHARAVDRAQAEEQGLPGALAHPNWLEICLMDSGEGIPEANLDRVFEPYFTTWSASNSSGLGLTVCDLIVKAHDGFMKIWSKPGEGTSVFVFLPAEGKVRARKPEPIAGKQRTASPPLVKAGNPFVDQKLEGEERAPLSPVVSKAPTSAKAGGSSMNGSSQHAPARILVLEDEALIRKLLVTQLQREGFELVETWDGLDTLREYQAALEAGSKFDLVILDLTIVNGLGGIETMARLKEMDPSVVAIVSSGYSDDPAMAQPEAFGFSGVLPKPYQPEGLRRIVRETIAQG, via the coding sequence ATGAAATCGCGCGTGTTGGTGGTGGAAGATGAGGGCTTGGTCGGGCGCGACGTCCAAGTCAGCCTGGAGCAGATGGGGTTTGACGCCCCGCGGGTGGCCTCGTCGGGGGAGGAGGCCTTGGCGGCCGTGCGGGAGTCGCCCCCCGACTTGGTGCTGCTGGACATTTGCTTGTCGGGCGAGATCAGTGGCATCGAGCTAGCGCGCCGCCTCCGCGAGGACCACGAGACGCCTTTCGTTTTCATCACGGGGATGGCCGATGATGAGACCTTGCGGGTGGCCCAAAAGACCGGCCCCCAGGGGTTCCTCCTCAAGCCTTTCAACAGCGAGCAGCTCCAGAGCGCCGTCGAGTCGGCCTTGGCAGGCTACCGGGCGATTCAAGAGTTGCGCCTCCGGGAGACCCGCCAATCCGGCCTGCTCGAGACAGCCTCGGAGGGGGTCATCGCGACCGATCTGGCCGGGCTCATTACCTACCTGAACCCGGAGGCGGAGAGCCTGACCGGCTGGTCGAGCGAAGAAGCCCTCCATCAGCCGCTCCAAGATGTTTTCAAGAGCCTCCACGACACGGGGCAGCTTTCCTTTCCCTTCTCGCAAAACGGGAACCACGGGGTAGAGGAAGGGGCCATCCAGACCACGCTCGTGACCCGAGGAGGGGAACGTCTCCCGATCCAAGAACTGGCCCAGCCGCTCCGGGACGGTCGCGAAGGCGGCTCCTATGGGGTGGTGGTGACCTTTCGCAGGCGGGAGCAGAGCGAGAAGTCAGAGTCCACGGAGACTTCGTGGAGACAATTGGGGTCGATTCTCGAGAGCATCTCCGATCCCCTCCTGACGGTCAATCCGCTCTGGCAAGTGACCTATGCCAATGGTTCGGTGCCGGAGGCCCTCGGTCTGGCCGGAACGGACGAGATTGTCGGTCGGTCCCTTTGGAAGGTCGTCCCCGAGGTCGCCAGCGAGCCCCTTTTCCAGCATTTGGGTGAGGCCCAGCGAGAGCGCAGCCGCGCCAGTTTTGAACTGGACTGGGGGGATGGGGAAATGGCTTTTTCCATCCAAGCCTACCCCTTCGCCGAAGGGCTGCTCTTGATTCTGCAAGACATCTCTGAGCTGCGGGCCGCTCGTCGAGTGCAGGGGCAACTCCAGCAACTGGAAGGGCTTGGCTTCTTGGCGCGGGGCTTTGCTCACGATTTCAACAACCTGCTCACGGTCCAAGTGAATGGCTTGGAAAGCCTGCGGGAGTGGGCTCTCTCCGCGCCCGACTTGCCGGACGAAATTGTGGAAGCCCTTCAAGATGTGGAGGACACCACCGAGCGCTCGGGAGACCTCGTCCACCAGCTCCTGACCTTCGCCAAAGGGGGCGCGCCGGTGAAAGAAACCTTTGCCCCCCAAGAGTTGCTCGAGCGCTTGCTGCAACGCCATCCCGTCCCGGAAGGCGTCCAAGTGGAAGCCCGCTTTGGGGAGGAGATTCCTGAAATCAGCGCGGATCGACGTCAAATGCAGCGCTTGGTCAACAATCTCTTGGAAAACGCCATCGCGGCCATGCCCCAGGGAGGGGAACTGGCCTTGCACGCCCGAGCCGTCGATCGGGCCCAAGCCGAAGAGCAGGGCCTGCCGGGGGCCTTGGCCCATCCGAATTGGTTGGAAATCTGCCTCATGGATTCGGGCGAGGGCATCCCCGAGGCCAACTTGGACCGCGTCTTCGAGCCCTACTTCACCACCTGGAGCGCGAGCAACTCTTCGGGTCTCGGCCTGACGGTTTGCGACCTCATCGTGAAGGCCCACGATGGCTTCATGAAAATCTGGTCCAAGCCGGGGGAAGGGACTTCCGTCTTTGTCTTCTTGCCCGCGGAGGGAAAAGTGCGCGCCCGCAAACCGGAGCCGATCGCAGGCAAGCAGAGGACGGCCTCCCCGCCGTTGGTGAAAGCCGGCAATCCCTTCGTCGATCAAAAATTGGAAGGCGAGGAGCGAGCTCCTCTTTCACCCGTGGTTTCCAAAGCGCCGACTTCGGCTAAGGCTGGTGGCAGCTCCATGAATGGTTCCTCTCAGCACGCTCCCGCTCGCATCCTCGTCCTGGAAGACGAAGCCCTCATTCGCAAGCTGCTCGTGACGCAGTTGCAACGCGAGGGCTTTGAACTGGTGGAGACTTGGGATGGCCTGGACACGCTGCGCGAATACCAAGCGGCGCTCGAGGCGGGCAGCAAGTTTGATCTCGTCATTCTCGACCTCACCATTGTCAATGGTCTCGGGGGCATCGAGACCATGGCCCGCCTGAAGGAAATGGACCCTTCGGTGGTGGCCATCGTTTCCAGTGGCTACTCGGACGACCCAGCCATGGCGCAGCCCGAGGCCTTTGGCTTTTCTGGCGTTCTACCCAAACCCTACCAGCCGGAGGGCCTCCGACGCATCGTCCGCGAAACCATTGCTCAGGGCTAA